A single window of Helicobacter pylori NCTC 11637 = CCUG 17874 = ATCC 43504 = JCM 12093 DNA harbors:
- a CDS encoding 1-acyl-sn-glycerol-3-phosphate acyltransferase yields MKSNKKSLRAVYRALVIAIGLAVIIVFNYFNRKNNNARSSRRACSCFFSLTGVTLEKIGAFDTDAKLVVLNHQSLLDIIYLEAYHPSNICWIAKKELGEIPFYGHALTDTGMILIDREDKKGIVSLLKACKEKLDQNRPLVIFPEGTRGRGGEKFLPFKQGAKIIAEKFQLKIQPMVLINSIKIFNSKPLEAYKARTRLVMLESYTPDFNSPTWYEELQERMQKEYLKHYHELNPSEQ; encoded by the coding sequence ATGAAGTCAAATAAAAAATCTTTAAGAGCGGTTTATAGAGCTTTAGTGATCGCTATAGGACTAGCTGTTATCATTGTTTTCAATTATTTTAACCGCAAAAACAATAACGCCCGCTCCAGCCGTAGGGCTTGTTCGTGCTTTTTTTCCCTTACCGGGGTTACTTTAGAAAAGATAGGCGCTTTTGATACGGACGCTAAACTCGTTGTTTTAAACCACCAAAGCTTACTAGACATCATTTATTTAGAAGCCTACCACCCTAGCAATATTTGCTGGATCGCTAAAAAAGAGCTGGGCGAAATCCCTTTTTATGGGCATGCCTTAACGGATACCGGAATGATTTTAATTGACAGAGAGGATAAAAAGGGGATTGTGAGCCTTTTGAAAGCGTGTAAAGAAAAACTAGATCAAAACCGCCCTTTAGTGATTTTCCCTGAAGGCACTAGAGGCAGGGGAGGAGAAAAATTCCTCCCTTTCAAGCAAGGGGCTAAAATCATCGCCGAAAAATTCCAACTCAAAATCCAACCCATGGTGTTAATCAATTCCATTAAAATCTTTAATTCTAAGCCCCTAGAAGCCTATAAAGCGCGCACCCGTTTAGTCATGCTAGAAAGCTATACGCCTGATTTTAATTCGCCCACCTGGTATGAAGAATTACAAGAACGCATGCAAAAAGAGTATTTAAAACACTACCATGAATTAAACCCTAGCGAACAATGA
- a CDS encoding SH3 domain-containing protein: MKTITIVSLILSLLVSFLVAENAHEPEEIKAKVVYVKIPQLEDLENNPVYIGQIIGVTYDLLLFDAEFLEAKIKDELDKTQIELLSKMPKWKKVEKELFRATYYYKIKGVKASIPPLEVSAFSNKDKYIDHSIAPKVALQVTDLSKNPRYANVMAKDLQVVQYKTKDYNDKNNILVMEIAFKEATWEDFHIKEAIKQGFDNASLNQIKAKEGSVFYYCVLPKTIQNLSFDYFSLSNRQFKTLSFSTIPTQDTTGIQSDLIPKNNFLVFSNVALLALCVFFLVLFFIFGRKLIFLGLGILCLGFVLYHLLFTQKSALLLAHKKIRILPTQNSTILGLSKNEMPIKILGSHDDYYKILTPHEQIGWVKKDEVK; encoded by the coding sequence ATGAAAACCATCACGATCGTTAGCTTGATTTTAAGCCTTTTGGTAAGCTTTTTGGTTGCTGAAAACGCTCATGAGCCAGAAGAAATCAAAGCTAAAGTGGTTTATGTGAAAATCCCCCAATTAGAAGATTTGGAAAACAACCCGGTTTATATCGGTCAAATTATAGGCGTAACTTATGATTTATTGCTGTTTGACGCTGAGTTTTTGGAAGCCAAAATCAAAGATGAGCTGGATAAAACCCAGATTGAGCTTTTAAGCAAAATGCCTAAATGGAAAAAGGTGGAAAAAGAGCTTTTCAGAGCGACTTATTATTACAAGATTAAGGGCGTAAAAGCGAGCATTCCGCCTTTAGAAGTGAGTGCGTTTTCCAACAAAGACAAATACATCGATCATTCCATAGCCCCAAAAGTTGCTTTGCAGGTAACGGATTTGTCCAAAAACCCTCGTTATGCGAATGTCATGGCTAAAGATTTGCAAGTTGTGCAATACAAAACCAAAGATTATAACGATAAAAACAATATTTTGGTGATGGAAATAGCGTTCAAAGAAGCCACTTGGGAAGATTTTCACATCAAAGAAGCGATCAAACAGGGGTTTGATAACGCCTCTTTAAACCAAATCAAGGCTAAAGAAGGGAGCGTTTTTTATTATTGCGTGTTGCCTAAAACCATTCAAAACCTTTCTTTTGATTATTTTTCGCTTTCTAATAGGCAATTTAAGACCTTATCTTTTTCAACCATTCCCACTCAAGACACTACCGGTATTCAAAGCGATCTTATTCCTAAAAACAATTTTTTAGTCTTTTCTAACGTGGCACTGCTCGCTTTGTGCGTGTTTTTCTTGGTGCTGTTTTTCATTTTTGGGCGCAAACTCATTTTTTTAGGGCTTGGGATTTTGTGTTTAGGGTTTGTTTTGTATCACCTTTTATTCACGCAAAAATCAGCCCTTTTGCTCGCTCATAAAAAAATCCGCATTCTGCCCACGCAAAATTCCACCATTTTAGGGCTTTCTAAAAATGAAATGCCGATTAAAATCTTAGGTTCGCATGATGATTATTATAAAATCCTAACGCCGCATGAACAAATAGGATGGGTCAAAAAAGATGAAGTCAAATAA